tgaggaagctgaaggtaaaggtgatggactaaacccaattgagcacctgtggcgcatcctcaactggaaggtggaggagttcaaggtgtctaacatccaccagctccgtgatgtcatcatggaggagtggaagaggattccagtagcaacctgtgcagctctggtgaattccatgctcaggagggttaaggcagtgctggataataatggtggtcacacaaaatattgacactttgggcacaatttggacatgttcactgtggggtgtactcacttatgttgccagccatttagacattaatggctgtgtgttgagttattttcagaagacagtaaatctacactgctatacaagttgtacactgactactctaagttatatccaagtttcatgtctatagtgttgtcccatgaaaagatataatgaaatatttgcagaaatgtgaggggtgtactcacttttgtgatacactgtatatatactgtatacaggtccttctcaaaaaatttgcatattgtgataaagttaattattttccataatgtaatggtaaaaattaaactttcatatattttagattcattgcacaccaactgaaatatttcaggtcttttattgttttaatactgatgattttggcatacagctcatgaaaacccaaaattcctatctcaaaaaattagcatatcatgaaaaggttctctaaacgagctatcaacctaatcatctgaatcaacgaattaactctaaacacctgcaaaagattcctgaggcttttaaaaactcccagcctggttcattactcaaaactgcaatcatgggtaagactgccgacctgactgctgtccagaaggccatcattgacaccctcaagcaagagggtaagacacagaaagaaatttctgaacgaataggctgttcccagagtgctgtatcaaggcacctcagtgggaagtctgtgggaaggaaaaagtgtggcagaaaacgctgcacaacgagaagaggtgaccggaccctgaggaagattgtggagaagggccgattccagaccttgggggacctgcggaagcagtggactgagtctggagtagaaacaaccagagccaccgtgcacaggcgtgtgcaggaaatgggctacaggtgccgcattccccaggtcaagccacttttgaaccagaaacagcagcactggactgttgctcagtggtccaaagtactgttttcggatgaaagcaaatttggcatgtcattcggaaatcaaggtgccagagtctggaggaagactggggagaaggaaatgccaaaatgcctgaagtccagtgtcaagtacccacagtcagtgatggtctggggtgccatgtcagctgctggtgttggtccactgtgttttatcaagggcagggtcaatgcagctagctatcaggagattttggagcacttcatgcttccatctgctgaaaagctttatggagatgaagatttcatttttcagcacgacctggcacctgctcacagtgccaaaaccactggtgaatggtttactgaccatggtattactgtgctcaattggcctgccaactctcctgacctgaaccccatagagaatctgtgggatattgtgaagagaaagttgagagacacaagacccaacactctggatgagcttaaggccgctatcgaagcatcctgggcctccataacacctcagcagtgccacaggctgattgcctccatgccacgccgcattgaagcagtcatttctgcaaaaggattcccgaccaagtattgagtgcataactgaacataattatttgaaggttgactttttttgtattaaaaacacttttcttttattggtcggatgaaatatgctaattttttgagataggaattttgggttttcatgagctgtatgccaaaatcatcagtattaaaacaataaaagacctgaaatatttcagttggtgtgcaatgaatctaaaatatatgaaagtttaatttttatcattacattatggaaaataatgaactttatcacaatatgctaattttttgagaaggacctgtatatatatatactgtatatatatatactgtatatacagtgtatcacaaaagtgagtacacccctcacatttctgcaaatattttattatatcttttcatgggacaacactatagaaataaaacttggatataacttagagtagtcagtgtacaacttgtatagcagtgtagatttactgtcttctgaaaataactcaacacacagccattaatgtctaaatggctggcaacataagtgagtacaccccacagtgaacatgtccaaattgtgcccaaagtgtcaatattttgtgtgaccaccattattatccagcactgccttaaccctcctgggcatggaattcaccagagctgcacaggttgctactggaatcctcttccactcctccatgatgacatcacggagctggtggatgttagacaccttggactcctccaccttccacttgaggatgcgccacaggtgctcaattgggtttagtccatcacctttaccttcagcttcctcagcaaggcagttgtcatcttggaggttgtgtttggggtcgttatcctgttggaaaactgccatgaggcccagttttcgaagggaggggatcatgctctgtttcagaatgtcacagtacatgttggaattcatgtttccctcaatgaactgcagctctccagtgccagcaacactcatgcagcccaagaccatgatgctaccaccaccatgcttgactgtaggcaagatacagttgtcttggtacttctcaccagggcgccgccacacatgctggacaccatctgagccaaacaagtttatcttggtctcgtcagaccacagggcattccagtaatccatgttcttggactgcttgtcttcagcaaactgtttgcgggctttcttgtgcgtcagcttccttctgggatgacgaccatgcagaccgagttgatgcagtgtgcggcgtatggtctgagcactgacaggctgacctcccacgtcttcaacctctgcagcaatgctggcagcactcatgtgtctattttttaaagccaacctctggatatgatgccgaacacgtggactcaacttctttggtcgaccctggcgaagcctgttccgagtggaacctgtcctggaaaaccgctgtatgaccttggccaccatgctgtagctcagtttcagggtgttagcaatcttcttatagcccaggccatctttgtggagagcaacaattctatttctcacatcctcagagagttctttgccatgaggtgccatgttgaataaccagtggccagtatgagagaattgtacccaaaacaccaaatttaacagccctgctccccatttacacctgggaccttgacacatgacaccagggagggacaacgacacatttgggcacaatttggacatgttcactgtggggtgtactcacttatgttgccagctatttagacattaatggctgtgtgttgagttattttcagaagacagtaaatctacactgctatacaagctgtacactgactactctaagttatatccaagtttcatgtctatagtgttgtcccatgaaaagatataatgaaatatttgcagaaatgtgaggggtgtactcacttttgtgatacactgtatatactgtatatatatactgtatatatatactgtatatatatatatatatatatatatatatatatatatatatatatatatatatatatataaatgctaAGTAAACTGACCCGTCTCTTCACCACTCCCTCCTTTCTGTTTCTTCCCACTAGGggattttaaaatatttcaggGAATTGGCTTCTCTCCACTGCTATCAGACGATCATTAAGAAAAAATAGAAGCATTGTTTGATTTGCATAAATTGGGTCATGATGATTAATCACTGACATCCCTAGTATAGAGGCTTTGTGTCCTAGAAGGAGTAAGTAGAAATATCTAATCAATCTATACCATGTGAATACACTCGAAACAGTTATCAGGGGGATTTAGTGGTGCTAGCATTGCTCATATGATTTCTGGTCAAGCAAGGGTCAGTGCTGTTCCATGACACTGCAGTACTGGGATTCCAAGCATACTGCCCTACTCAGTTCTGGCAGTCTGGCCCAGTGGAAATAAAATCTCTGCCCTCTCTACTCTTTAGAGACAAGTACAGGCTCAGGCTTTTTTGTTTTGCTATTGAAAAGGGCGGACACACACTCATGGCTGTTTAGATATGTGTGGCCAGTGCAGAACAGGTAAGgctaaaaacagaaaatgcgcTTTACTATAAAATAATGACAAAAAAGACATCCATATTTGAAACTCTTATCCAAATTTTAAAAGTAGTCACCTGAGGAAACACTACCAGTCTTCCTTGGGGGAGGAAATACAGCAACAGAAACACTGAATAACACTTGGAACAATCCAAGTATGTCACTACCTCAGAGACAGTGGGTAACCATTCCAAAACCCCAACTTACCCTTACTACAGTGAACTCCCTCTCCCCTTCACTACAAATATTATTGTTTTCCCTTATTGTAACtcaatctattttttttttaatgctttggcaACACTTTACTAAACAGTCATGTTgaaaaagtgtgtttgtttattggttGAATTGATTGCATGTAGTCTTCAGTTGCAGCCACTGATGTCAACATCTATTTCATGTACTcatgtgggtggcacggtggctaagtgagtaggactctcgcctcacagcaagaaagtcctgggttcagtccccaggtggggtagtctgggtcctttgtgtgtggagtttgcatgttctcccgtgtccgcgtgggtttcctccgcatgcttcggtttcctcccacagtccaaagactgacaagtgaggtgaattggagacactaaattgtccatgactgtgtttgatataatcttgtgaactgatgaaccttgtgtaatgagtaactaccgttcctgtcattaatgtaaccaaaatgtaaaacatgacgttaaaatcctaataaacaaacaaacaaatgtactTATGTAGGAGCATGTACTTATGTTAGGCCTGACTAAGGCAGTGTGACTGCAGTTTCAGATTTTCTGAACTGAACTTTGATGCATGTATAATGCCGCTGAGATTGTCTTGTGTCCTTGTCTAGATCAGTTTTGACTTGTTTTGAATGTTCCTTTGAtgttattagtttttatttgttctgtCCACTATGCTGAATTATCACACAAGAGATGGACAGTATATTCTACTTTTCTTTTGATGAAACCAAATGCACACTGAACATTGTGAACATAATAGTTCCCCCCTGTTGATGTAAATAATGGAGCTGAATAGCTGTTCAGCACTACATGTTTTAGTGGAGCTTAGTGAGACATAAACCAGTGTGTCGCCTGGCTAATTCTTGGATTAGAGTTTGTTGTTGCTAATACTTGGATGGAGAGGAGCACAACGCTGTGTAAAAGAAACGTCTCCGAATCTGATGGCTCAGATTTATTCCTTGTGTTTCAGCTACTGGAGCTGATTGCCAAGTCACAGCTTCCCTCTCTGAGCGGAGTGGCGCAGAAGAACTACATGAACATTCTGGAACGAGTGGTGCAGAAAGGTGAAAcgcatgcacacaaacacactcacggTCTTACTCTCTGCCCTTCTGCCTGTCCAGGTCTCTCACTCGtgttataaatacacacatgcaaactcatATAAACAACATTCACATCAGTCCAGTCATCTGACCTCCTTCTCTTTATAGCACGGTAGCTTTGTAATCTGCAGTTTACACGCCAGCACGAGGCGACGAGCTAATCTGACAGCGTAACGATGTACGTGCCCTGCCGTCAACTATCTCTGACAACATTTGTGAAGTTGGTCTAAGCATAGCTGAAGGAAATTTCATAATTACCTGCAGTGGAAAGAATGACAAGCCTTTGAGAGCAAACAGGAACCTCACTGCTATTGTAAACGGAGTGATCTCTCGGTTAAACAAAAGTGctgaatgttaagtgcactttTATGCCAGCAGTATGATGGTCAACAGTGAACAGTAGTGCCATATTATATAATACCTACCAGAAGGAATTATATAGTGTGTTCTCAATTAATTAACTCCAAATGACCTTGAAAAATTTGCTGGTCAGAAGGTAAAAATctataatataacaatataattttttatttaagcatattttaatgtataaaacaaatatttccCAATCTCAAGACCTTCCAACCAAAACCAGAGAGAGACCAGAGGCCAGGGAGAATAAAGCCAGCTCTGACTAATCAGACACTCCTGTTGAGTATGAGAAGGATGACTGGCCATGCAACACGTAATGATAAACTCAACAAGCtctttttttattcttctcTAGTTCTGGAGGATCAGCAGAATGTGAGGCCAATCAAAGAGCTGCTGCAGACATTATATGTGTCTCTGTGCAGTCTGGTGCAAGACATGGGCAAGTCGGTACTGGTGGGAAACATCAACATGTGGGTGCACCGCATGGAAAACATTCTGCAGTGGCAGCAGCAGCTGGACAACATTCAGATTAACAGGGTAAGTGTACAATTCAAATGTGACATTAACATTatcagcatttggcagatgcttttttccaaagcaacttacagtaatgtgacagtatacggTGTAAGTAActgagggttaaaagccttgctcaaagggaccaacagtgacaacctggcagtggtggggcttgaaccagtgagcttttgattactagtccagtatcttaaccactaggctacaactgtgacCAAACATCTAATTGAGATCCTGAGAGAAATAAGACGTCCCACAAAGTCTTTTAGTTCATGTGAAAAAAATAATCGGTTTATCGTGGTCAGTGTAGGTGGATCCTGTTTCCtatggaaacactgggcgcaaggcaggaagaacatgtaaactcctcATAGAAAGGAttctgctccacctggaaatcaaacccaggaccttcttgctgtgaggcaacagtgctccCATggatttcactcactcactttcttaaccacttatccaattagggtcacgggggtggGGGGGCTTCAGGGTGCTTGGAGCCTATCCCTgattttcaatgggtgcaaggcacacagtaacaccctggatggggcgccagtccatcgcagggaagacacacatgcacacacacaaacacctatagagcaattcagtgtctccaattaacctgactgcatgtttttagactatgggaggaaaccggagctcccggaggaaacccacacagacattacAAGTAGTGCTCATAATGTAAACATATGGTGTGAGTGTACTGAGCAAAAGGGTTTGGTGTAAATGTATACACAAAGACTTACTTGAAAAAGTACATGACATTCACTCAATACAGCACCACAACTCTTTACAGCAGCCCTAACAAgtcagtgtgtctaaataaatacacaatgttTAACCTTTTTACAGAACTACAGATCAGAAAACCTATAAATCAGTCAGTATAATCTAATTTACACGAGCATAAGGCAGCATGAGATTTaaccgttttttttttacttatagcCCACAAACTCTGGGATGACACTCCTGGACCTGCCAGTCGGGCTGCAGCTGAATATCATGCACCGGCTCTCTGATGGAAGAGACCTGGTCAGTCTGGGCCAAGTATGTCCTGACCTTGGGGTACTGACCGAGGACCGTCTGCTGTGGAAGAACCTCTGCCAGTACCACTTCACAGACCGACAGGTATAAGATTTGATAAAATGTTAACCTAAAAGTTTTTTCCATATAAAAATGATTTCCTTTATTGATTAAGAATGGTTATTATGCAGACAAGTTTGAAGtctatttcatttgtttaaatgttttaactgCAGATCCGCAAGCGACTTCAAATATCCGACAAGGGGCATTTGGAATGGAAAAAAATGTACTTTAAGCTGTGTCGGTGCTACCCTCATAAGGAGCAGTACAGCGACACCCTGCAATTTTGCACACACTGCCACATCCTCTTCTGGAAGGTGAGAAAAGTGTCATGTTTGTCTTTGCTGAAGTGAGATTGCAGCTGAAGTGGCAGCCAAGGTTATTGTTAGTGAAAGTCACCATCATAAAAACGAACAAGAACTAGAACCTGAGAAAAGTTTTTGTATCTTCACCGATATgctcaataatattttaaattgtttactTTTGTGCCATAGTACCCCTACTACTAACATAACTAAACTAAAAATACTCCCTTACAAAATAATAACTGGCTGATAGAACCACTGTGTATTTgtaccctggatcccagcagtagtaggGCAGGCACAATGTACTgctgtacataaataaaaaaaagagattaTATACATTCAACTAACCTAAACTGAAAAAAAGTTTATATAGCATAAACACACTCAAACTGAAATAGTCTTTTTTAAGGATTCCAGTGCATCATTATTTTCAGTATAATTATCTAACATGATTCTGAGAGACAATAAATCCTTAAGCATTAAacacatctacattttactcttTTGAAGTGGGCGGcccagtggctcagtgggtaccactgtcgcctcacagcaagaaggtcctgggttcaattcttaggtggagcagtctgggtcctttctgtgtggagtttgcatgttcttcccatgtctgcatgggtttcctccgggagctccggtttcctcccacagtccaaagacatgcaagtgaggttaattggagatactacatagtccatgactgtgtttgacattaaacttgtgaatcttgtgtaaccagtaaataccgtttctgtcatgaatgtaaccaaagtgtgtaaaacatgacgaaaCAGTGTAGCTGTAATAtactattataatataatataagagacagtggtagcctagtgggtagagctttgggctgtcaactgaaaggttgaaagttcaaatcccagctctgctatgcagccactgttgggcccttgagcaaggccactGACCCACTGGCCACTGCTctgctaaataattaaataaatagtattttagttttttattatgtacaaATAATGGAAAATATTGAAAAATATATAACATCTGAAATGTACGTATATGACCAATGCAGTGGCTGtggcaaataaatatgaattacaTGCTCTTCTAGGGTCAGCTACTGACTGCTTATCCATCTGTAATTGGCATGTTCTACTGAAAAGGCAAATAAACTAAAAGCCTACAAAGGACTACAAAATACGCTGGTTCTTATATTGATAAATTGTGAAGATaagcttattttttttttggattgaATGTAAAACCCTGCATCTTTTACACCTCATTCTGAAAGCATCTCTTCTGTTACTGCCCTCTTCAGGACACAAACCACCCCTGCACAGCCAACAATCCAGAGAGCTGCAGCATTTCCGTTTCTCCACAAGGTTTCATCAACCTCTTCAAGTTCTGAGGAAATATTTCTCACCCTCCACTGTTTGTagataatgtatataatgttaaAAGTGCAATAGATCACCAGACAGTTAGTGGTGGGAGTTAGCATGGGAAGTTGGTATGGGAGATATTCGATATTGGGAAGTTCTTGGAAGTTCCGGGAGAAAAAGAGAAGTGAAATGAGTTTTATATAATGGAATACATGCATTCTCTTGGGCATGACTATGTACTCAAAGTGAAAATGCTTGGCTTGGTGCGAGCAGTTTGCATTACAGTTTGCCCTAATGCTGCACATgttgtttatattttggttgtttTTAATATGATTGGGAGTTGTTGGACTTTGTTTTTGATTATGAAGGCATGCTTAAGTTTTTTCTAATATGAAGGAGTAGGTATGTTTACCAATGATGGTGTGCAATACTTTTCTATCTACCTTTTTCACTTTtatatgtttaatatgtttatttaaacctttttgcTGCAGTAAAACAATATATGTACgtatgttatagctgatcacaACACTATCATTTAAGGTGCCCTAATATTTCACTAATATTTGACAACCGCAAATGTAGAAAGCGCAAATggaagtgttttttttctgtattacaAATCCACCTCATTTTATGTGCACACTGATGAGAGGAAATGTTCCTAAACTATGCAGTTAACTAGTTTTGAGCATGAAATGTGCAACACTTTTCACTGCCACTTGCATGTTAAAATTAATACCAAAGAGCTTCATTATTTATGTTGTTCAGTAGCCATCTGTCTTCATGGCAAAGAGAATTGAAACCTTTTATGCAGAAAGTCATAATACACGTTGTTTGGATATGCCTAGTTAAAGAAAGACCCTTATTTATTAAAGACCACCTCAAaactattaaataaacattatgtAAACATGCAGCCAAACCATTGTGATGAATTGAAACACCAATTGTAAGCCATCTTTTCTTGTCCAGGGGCATTGGTGGCTTAGTGGatcaaatgtttgtttgtttattaggattttaatgtaatgttttacattgtggttacattcatgacagaaacagtagttactcattacagaagattcatcagttcacaaggttatatcaaacacagtcatggacaatttagtatctccaattcacctcacttgcacgtctttggactgtgggaggaaaccggagcaaacccacatggacacggggagaacatgcaaactccacataaaaAGGACCCAGgacttttttgctgtgaggcgacagtgctacccacttagccaccgtggtTCAAATACTAGACTGGTTATTGAaaagctggttcaagcctcatgaCTGCCTTAATTGCTTTGATTGTATTCACCACAcatgtaagtctctttggatagaagtgtctgctaaatgcttgaAATGTAAATATCTAACATAGTGCCTGACTTTACACAGACTATTTTGAGGGAATGGATACAAATTAATGTagacacattttaaaattgTGTTCAAAACCCTTTCCAAAATAAGAGAGATTTTATTCACgtttccaaacttttgactggtagtgTTTGCAAATAATGATGAAACAAATAAGTGTCCTGTTTCTTATtgacaaataataaaccatgtTCTATCAATACTGCTTTATACTGTCTCCTTTACTGTCATCTGGCATGAGCAGGATTTTTTTACATGTAAATTCTATGTAGGGGCCATGGCATGTAGGTCACACGTTGGTCTTGAGATTATCCTGGTCTACATACCTGACACGGTTTAATGGCATATGCTCTTTCTGACCCTCTCTGTTTCGTGCGGGCTTGGGGCTGACATTGAAAGTGCACTAACAAGCGCACCTCCCAGTGGCTAGGATGTTTGGTCACCCCCCTAGATATCACCAATCAGGTCTGTGTCATTCGATCCCTGAATCTCAGCTGTTGTGGGCTAACGTGTTTCACTGCTGCACCAACCGAGCACTCTGggtgttgtatttattttttatttattttttcagtctGTCAAATTTAAGTTATAATTACATCCATTTATACAATGACAGTTATCAAAGATGtggtataatttttatttaaataacagtTAACTGTTACAAGATAAGTGTTTTATCGTAAATCAAATACAATAAACAAGCAACTTTAACAGAAGGATTCTATGCAGTGATGTTTTAAAGGAGTTACATGCTACTGAATATCATTCAgctcgtccaacatcagcgcctgaccctaaaaatattgttttgtctTTAAACACCGATTAACATAAcaaaacctccttgtttttacactcaatgtccattttatcagctccacttaccatatagaagcactttgcagttctacaattactgactgtagtccatctgtttctctgcatgcttcgttagcccccttccccccgttcttcaatggtcaggactctcccagcaccactacagagcaggtattatttgggtggtggatcattctcagcactgcagtgacactgacatggtgctggtatgctggagtttttaaacacctcactgtcactgttggactgagaatagtccaccaaccaaaaatattcagccaacagcgctctgtgggcagcgtcctgtgaccactgatgaaggtctagaagatgaccaactcaaacagcagcaatagatgagcgacgtctctgacttcacatctacgaGTTGtggatccaccacccaaataatacctactctgtggtggttctgagcattgaagaacagggtgaaagcaggctaaaaaagtatgaagagaaacagagggactacagtcagtaactgtagaactacaaagtgctcctatgtagTATGTGaagctcataaaatggacagtgtgaagaaacaaggaggtggttttaatgttatggctgatcggtgtacacttCTACTCGAAAAGCTGAGCAAAACTAAAAATGTTGATGAATGAATTGTAAGTATTAGTTTTGTCCTAGTAAACATCAACTCCTTTAAAACAACGGAAGCTTTAAACAGTAGTCATTAATAATAACACTTGCATGTAAAACCATTCTGTACAGCAGCCATCACAGaaactaaaatattaataacaacgtCTTGCTGTAAACTCCAGCAAACTTAGATTTACCTTCATTTCATTAGTATGTTCTGTATCtttaaaatcacttaaaacCAAAGCAGAATTGAATCTAGTCATttaaaactaaaagtaaaaCACACGTTATTtgaaataattgattttatacacctgtttacAATTAGTGTATCTAAAACATACTTCAGCAACTTCACAGTTagggtgtccacatgcttttggcttACACTGGTCatactgggacagtggtagaatattgggtagagctttaggtCATCAACTGGAAGATTGTGCGTTTAAATCATGGCAATgcccttgagaaaggctctTAAGCCTCTCTTGAAtatgtgctctgaccccagcttccaaacaaactgtactgtacatatatatatgacaaataaatacattccatctgccctagattataaTTGTGGTTGGGTATGAAACAAAGCCATTCTGTGCATACAAAGCAGTTCAAGTAAacaaatacagtacattacaaaaaaaaacacacacacaaacaatacatGCTTACAttctataaaaaataaatggcaCCTTTTATCACTTTGCTATTTAATTAGCAGCCTGTGGGGCAGATGTGTATGGGCATAAATTCGAGACTGCAAATGTGTAACTGCAACTACAGTATAATTCTGTAAATGTGAAAAGACAAGTCACTAAATGAGTAAAGTACAATTtgtaacagaaaaataaaactgcACATGAAAAGCATTGTTAGTTGTTAATCAGTAATCACAAATGCATCATGAACAAGCAGAAATTTTGCACATGAGAAAAACAGTTTGCATTTGTTGCTAACTATAAGCAAATGTGTAAAGTATAAACCCCATTTTGAACCCCAATTGAAacactttgtaaaatgcagtaaaaagaagaatatgCTACTTGTAAATTCTATTGAatccttatttaactgacaaaaatagaaagaaacgatttccagtgttttccctAATTAACTTCAttctattttgtaaatataaacacatgtaaaataagccgctcaggtggcgcagcggtaaaatactctAGCACAGCGttttccaaccttttttg
This DNA window, taken from Trichomycterus rosablanca isolate fTriRos1 chromosome 3, fTriRos1.hap1, whole genome shotgun sequence, encodes the following:
- the fbxo32 gene encoding F-box only protein 32; its protein translation is MPFLGQDWRSPGQNWVKTEDGWKRSTKEENETNNNNVSELKSHDNQEDNYKENLLLSINYDVAAKKRKKDLLNNNAKVPYFHKDKWIYVHKGSTKERHGYCTLGEAFNRLDFCSAIKDTRRFNYVVRLLELIAKSQLPSLSGVAQKNYMNILERVVQKVLEDQQNVRPIKELLQTLYVSLCSLVQDMGKSVLVGNINMWVHRMENILQWQQQLDNIQINRPTNSGMTLLDLPVGLQLNIMHRLSDGRDLVSLGQVCPDLGVLTEDRLLWKNLCQYHFTDRQIRKRLQISDKGHLEWKKMYFKLCRCYPHKEQYSDTLQFCTHCHILFWKDTNHPCTANNPESCSISVSPQGFINLFKF